In Alteribacter lacisalsi, a genomic segment contains:
- a CDS encoding FAD-dependent oxidoreductase: MKRLVLIGGGHANLGVIRRLGRERPEQVRCILISADDFQYYSGMFSGYSEGLYNKEELRIDLADFCRRNGADFICAKAEFIDRHARQVMTTSGPAAYDFVSINTGSLVKTEVPGASRYSLSVKPSYIFPDAVQRLREAANPVIAGGGAAGVELAFSLAAWRKSHGYYGQGVTLLTKGTVLGGHKSGARKVRDLMKKKQIRLLEHTGAEEVADGSVVTGSGAVSYSELLWLTGPKAGDFAVNSALTSDRQGFLLVTDTLQAVNDPDVFGAGDCATMMSYPELPKNGVYAVRQAGILYDNILARAKGKTLSRFRPQKRYLAILSTGGKTGLCLYGKAALQGKWAWKLKSRIDRKFMKTMRC; the protein is encoded by the coding sequence ATGAAGAGGCTCGTTTTAATCGGAGGAGGCCACGCCAATCTCGGTGTAATCCGGAGGCTGGGTAGGGAACGCCCGGAACAAGTCAGGTGCATTCTCATTTCGGCAGACGATTTTCAGTATTATTCAGGGATGTTTTCCGGTTATTCAGAAGGGCTTTATAACAAAGAGGAGCTCCGGATTGACCTGGCTGACTTCTGCAGGCGAAACGGTGCTGACTTTATCTGTGCGAAAGCAGAGTTCATTGACCGCCATGCGCGGCAGGTTATGACCACCAGCGGGCCGGCAGCCTATGATTTTGTGAGCATCAATACAGGTTCCCTCGTCAAAACGGAAGTACCTGGAGCGAGCAGGTATTCCCTGAGCGTAAAGCCCAGCTATATATTTCCGGACGCGGTACAGAGACTTCGGGAAGCGGCGAATCCGGTTATTGCAGGAGGCGGAGCTGCCGGGGTGGAGCTCGCTTTTTCACTTGCCGCTTGGCGTAAGAGCCATGGATATTACGGTCAGGGTGTGACGCTGCTTACGAAAGGAACTGTCCTTGGCGGCCACAAAAGCGGTGCCCGTAAAGTTCGTGACCTGATGAAAAAAAAACAGATCCGGCTTCTTGAGCATACTGGTGCAGAGGAAGTGGCCGATGGATCAGTTGTAACGGGAAGCGGGGCAGTCTCCTATAGTGAGCTGCTCTGGCTGACGGGACCGAAAGCAGGAGACTTTGCAGTGAACAGTGCACTTACATCAGACAGACAAGGGTTCCTGCTCGTTACCGACACGCTTCAGGCAGTTAACGATCCGGATGTTTTCGGAGCAGGAGACTGCGCGACCATGATGTCGTACCCGGAGCTTCCGAAGAATGGTGTGTATGCTGTCCGGCAGGCCGGAATTCTTTATGACAATATTCTGGCCCGTGCAAAGGGGAAGACTCTCTCCCGGTTCCGTCCGCAGAAGCGGTATCTGGCCATTTTGTCTACCGGAGGAAAAACAGGTCTTTGCCTGTACGGAAAAGCAGCTCTTCAAGGAAAATGGGCTTGGAAACTGAAAAGCCGGATTGACCGCAAATTTATGAAAACCATGCGCTGCTGA
- a CDS encoding CDP-alcohol phosphatidyltransferase family protein encodes MLDTHARKYVQPLIGQAADLLLKWKLTANQVTVMSFLIGITSGLWIYLELPWLAVSVLWLSGFLDAVDGAMARKTKSTAFGTVMDVTFDRLVESSVILGLAFLYPDVMWALLLLSVSIIFSMTVFLTVGAVSEQKGMKSFYYQAGLAERTEGFILFTVMILFPSILLYSTLVFLFVEVFTGMQRMMEARRILGRADRGEG; translated from the coding sequence ATGCTTGATACTCATGCAAGAAAATATGTGCAGCCTCTGATCGGACAAGCGGCCGATCTCCTGCTGAAGTGGAAGCTCACGGCAAATCAGGTAACGGTGATGTCTTTTCTGATCGGCATCACCTCGGGGCTCTGGATTTATTTAGAGCTCCCCTGGCTTGCTGTATCAGTGCTTTGGTTATCCGGTTTTCTCGACGCGGTCGATGGGGCGATGGCAAGAAAAACAAAATCAACAGCATTTGGGACCGTGATGGATGTTACCTTTGACCGTCTCGTGGAAAGCAGTGTTATACTCGGTCTTGCCTTTTTGTACCCGGACGTTATGTGGGCGCTGCTGCTTCTCAGTGTGTCGATCATTTTTTCCATGACGGTGTTTTTAACAGTCGGTGCTGTTTCCGAACAGAAAGGAATGAAGTCCTTTTACTATCAGGCAGGGCTTGCCGAGAGGACGGAAGGTTTTATTCTTTTTACTGTGATGATTCTTTTTCCTTCCATTCTCCTGTACAGTACGCTGGTGTTTCTGTTCGTGGAGGTATTTACAGGGATGCAGCGCATGATGGAAGCGAGAAGAATTCTTGGCCGTGCTGACCGGGGAGAGGGATGA
- a CDS encoding TVP38/TMEM64 family protein, whose amino-acid sequence MSKKKIILYSCLAGVIAFLFYINRNAVQVSTDDIRTWILSFGWFSPVVYILLYTVRPLVLFPASVLSIAGGLAFGPFYGTVYTLIGATGSAASAFITARVLGKNIAGKEWKGRYSQIQKQLEERGFFYVLLLRIIPVFNFDLISYASGISKVRFSPFVTATAIGMVPGVFAYTYLGSSLVDGGTGTWVFAGSLFLIVILVPVFFRGKVKRMLGMGKKDTTKREEENDEKI is encoded by the coding sequence TTGTCTAAAAAGAAAATCATCCTTTATTCCTGCCTGGCTGGAGTCATTGCCTTTCTCTTCTATATAAACCGAAACGCAGTGCAGGTGAGTACGGATGATATCCGTACGTGGATCCTGTCATTCGGCTGGTTCAGCCCGGTAGTTTACATTCTTCTATACACAGTTCGTCCGCTCGTTCTATTTCCGGCCTCCGTGCTTTCCATTGCAGGAGGGCTTGCTTTCGGTCCTTTCTATGGAACTGTTTATACTCTGATCGGTGCGACTGGAAGCGCAGCCTCCGCTTTTATTACAGCCAGGGTTCTTGGAAAGAATATTGCGGGCAAAGAGTGGAAGGGACGGTACAGTCAAATTCAAAAGCAGCTGGAAGAAAGAGGTTTCTTTTACGTGCTCCTTTTGCGTATCATTCCGGTCTTTAACTTTGACCTGATCAGTTATGCTTCCGGGATCTCCAAAGTCCGGTTTTCCCCTTTTGTTACAGCGACAGCCATAGGAATGGTCCCGGGCGTTTTTGCTTATACCTATCTTGGCTCGAGTCTTGTGGACGGAGGCACGGGGACCTGGGTTTTTGCGGGCAGTCTGTTTCTGATTGTCATCCTCGTTCCGGTATTTTTCAGGGGGAAAGTGAAGCGGATGCTTGGGATGGGGAAGAAGGACACTACAAAGAGGGAGGAGGAAAATGATGAAAAAATATGA